From a region of the Daphnia pulicaria isolate SC F1-1A chromosome 1, SC_F0-13Bv2, whole genome shotgun sequence genome:
- the LOC124349259 gene encoding phospholipase A and acyltransferase 5-like, with product MALYYSPDNLITATEGDLIEFRRLLFFGFGYCHFAVCTVDSEADCLTAVQTSRAVGDRFTIGVDSPWINIRRKCLLTRIVEKTIRNLCDGHDGGWRVNNLDAAARAKGLRPFRPDVIVERARRFLREDRLIVYNLITDNCEHFATKCRYGQPFSLQVSDFRTATVRYVLTLISAIRRHVFYSRRRPEIYILGRTIDEVSQNETV from the exons ATGGCTCTTTATTATTCACCTGACAACCTAATCACAGCAACCGAGGGTGATCTCATTGAATTTCGGCGTCTTCTGTTTTTTGGATTTGGCTATTGTCACTTTGCCGTTTGTACCGTCGATTCTGAAGCCGATTGTCTAACCGCTGTTCAAACCAGTAGAGCCGTTGGTGACAG ATTCACCATAGGCGTCGATTCTCCGTGGATAAATATCAGGCGGAAGTGTCTCTTGACTCGAATCGTGGAGAAGACCATCAGAAATCTGTGTGACGGACATGATGGCGGATGGCGAGTCAATAACCTGGACGCGGCTGCCAGAGCCAAGGGATTGCGGCCATTCAGACCTGACGTGATTGTCGAAAGGGCCCGGAGATTTCTCAGGGAAGATCGTTTGATAGTTTATAATTTGATCACCGACAATTGCGAACATTTTGCTACCAAGTGTCGATATGGGCAACCCTTTAGTCTCCAAGTGAGTGATTTTCGTACGGCAACTGTTAGATATGttttgacattgatttcagCCATTCGTCGTCATGTCTTCTACTCACGTAGACGCCCGGAAATTTACATACTGGGTCGAACGATTGATGAAGTCAGTCAGAATGAAACTGTGTAA
- the LOC124349687 gene encoding endocuticle structural glycoprotein SgAbd-3-like, with product MKLIVAVAFLAVALAAPQGDKKPIEIVSSNSEMNADGSYSFDFESADGTKVSESGSQKQVGPKPEDIGTVSKGSYSFTTPDGVVLTVNWVADENGFQATGDHLPTPPPMPEHVVKILADLKTAGVL from the exons atgaaattg ATCGTCGCTGTCGCTTTCTTGGCCGTGGCCCTCGCCGCTCCTCAAGGAGATAAAAAGCCCATCGAAATTGTGTCATCCAACAGCGAAATGAACGCCGACGGCAGCTACTCCTTCGA TTTCGAGTCTGCCGATGGCACCAAAGTGTCTGAAAGTGGCAGCCAGAAACAAGTTGGACCCAAACCGGAGGATATCGGCACCGTGTCCAAGGGCTCCTACTCGTTCACGACTCCCGACGGCGTCGTCCTCACCGTCAATTGGGTGGCCGATGAAAACGGATTCCAGGCCACCGGCGACCACCTCCCCACTCCTCCACCCATGCCCGAGCACGTCGTCAAGATCCTCGCGGACCTCAAAACCGCCGGAGTTCTATAA